A window of the Fusarium poae strain DAOMC 252244 chromosome 3, whole genome shotgun sequence genome harbors these coding sequences:
- a CDS encoding hypothetical protein (TransMembrane:8 (i52-73o85-111i132-149o169-197i218-236o248-266i305-322o408-430i)~BUSCO:10686at5125) — translation MQDWSEKPSERSRWTPLTRMLLSGEMTQEKQQELSSREKFDRWMINEGYRRFFVFVFMLLHALIFSFACVHYAQKESLESSRQTFGFTFIIARSAALVLHVDVAIILFPVCRTLISLLRQTPLNGILQFDKNITFHIVTAWSIVFWSWVHTIAHWNNFAQVAIKYNLGIYGWLLANFVSGPGWTGYVMLIALMGMVLTSMEKPRRANFERFWYTHHMFIVFFFFWSIHGAFCMIQPDVAPFCTSIGSSAIGVFWQFWMYSGFCYLAERIAREVRGRHRTFISKVIQHPSNVCEIQMKKEHTKTRAGQYIFLCCPAVSLWQYHPFTLTSAPEEDYISIHMRCVGDFTKELAKSLGCDWSKKKDVGDASKVVGLTGREAEIDPAIRRVLPRVYVDGPFGSASEDVFKYEVSVLVGAGIGVTPFASILKSIWYRMNYPQKKTRLSKVYFFWICRDFDSFEWFRSLLLAVEAQDLDHRIEIHTYLTARIKADDATNIMINDANADKDTITGLRSPTNFGRPNWDMIFRGIRKIHSPAEAGVFFCGPKGLGSSLHTYCNKYTEPGFSFVWGKENF, via the exons ATGCAGGATTGGTCCGAGAAACCGTCGGAACGATCGCGATGGACTCCTCTTACGCGCATGCTCCTCTCTGGTGAGATGACCCAGGAGAAGCAACAGGAACTATCGTCGAGAGAAAAGTTTGATCGCTGGATGATCAACGAGGGTTACCGAAGATT CTtcgtctttgtctttatGCTCCTGCACGCTCTCATTTTCTCCTTCGCCTGTGTGCACTACGCCCAGAAGGAAAGTCTCGAATCCTCACGCCAGACGTTTGGCTTCACTTTCATCATTGCTCGTTCAGCCGCCCTGGTTCTCCATGTCGATGTCGCCATTATCCTCTTTCCCGTGTGCCGAACTCTCATCTCTCTTCTGCGCCAGACGCCGCTCAATGGAATCCTCCAGTTCGACAAAAACATCACCTTTCATATCGTCACCGCCTGGTCCATCGTCTTCTGGTCCTGGGTACACACCATTGCTCACTGGAACAACTTCGCCCAGGTCGCCATCAAGTACAACCTTGGTATCTATGGATGGCTGCTTGCTAATTTTGTATCGGGTCCGGGATGGACGGGTTATGTGATGCTCATTGCCCTGATGGGCATGGTTCTCACGTCAATGGAAAAGCCCCGTCGAGCAAACTTTGAACGCTTCTGGTACACCCACCACAtgttcatcgtcttcttcttcttctggtcGATCCATGGAGCTTTCTGCATGATTCAGCCTGATGTTGCTCCCTTCTGCACCAGCATTGGATCGTCAGCCATTGGAGTCTTTTGGCAATTCTGGATGTACAGTGGTTTCTGCTACCTGGCCGAGCGTATTGCGCGTGAGGTGCGAGGTCGTCACAGGACGTTTATCTCCAAGGTCATCCAGCACCCCAGCAACGTCTGCGAGatccagatgaagaaggaacACACCAAGACGCGAGCTGGTCAATACATCTTCCTCTGCTGCCCTGCCGTGTCGCTCTGGCAGTACCACCCTTTTACTCTGACCAGTGCCCCTGAGGAGGACTACATCTCCATCCACATGCGTTGCGTCGGTGACTTTACCAAGGAGCTTGCCAAGTCTCTGGGTTGTGATtggagcaagaagaaggatgttGGCGATGCTAGTAAGGTTGTTGGTCTTACAGGCCGTGAGGCTGAAATCGACCCTGCTATCCGTCGTGTCCTGCCCAGAGTCTACGTCGATGGTCCCTTTGGTTCCGCCTCTGAAGATGTCTTCAAGTACGAAGTCTCTGTTCTCGTCGGTGCCGGTATTGGCGTGACACCCTTCGCCTCCATCCTCAAGTCCATCTGGTACCGAATGAACTACCCTCAGAAAAAGACACGACTATCCAAGGTGTACTTCTTCTGGATTTGCCGTGACTTTGACTCGTTCGAGTGGTTCCGCTCGCTGCTTCTCGCCGTCGAAGCTCAAGATCTGGACCACCGTATTGAGATTCATACCTACCTCACAGCCAGGATCAAGGCCGACGATGCGACTAACATTATGATCAACGACGCCAACGCCGACAAGGATACCATCACCGGTCTTCGCAGCCCGACTAACTTCGGTCGACCCAACTGGGACATGATCTTTAGAGGTATCAGGAAGATTCACAGCCCCGCCGAGGCAGGTGTGTTCTTCTGTGGCCCCAAGGGTCTGGGAAGTTCACTGCACACGTATTGTAACAAGTACACCGAGCCTGG ATTCTCTTTCGTCTGGGGCAAGGAGAACTTCTAA
- a CDS encoding hypothetical protein (SECRETED:SignalP(1-17)~TransMembrane:1 (n6-13c17/18o323-345i)) — protein MQLRKFLLLGMLVGAEATKLVARQNTGSDSAAAPSTDSAPASTADADPSPTDDAATTAADPTTAAAEPTDDPTTAADPTTDETTDATTTAGDVTVTKTVTVTDADAKTVSRMTTVMKTITSTVVVTSTAFETATVTSSDAETATETEFVTSTKWANEKRALDLAPRTIGGAELVAPAAPTVTTVPYDFHVEIRRDQYGLRAFRRGLQKRATITETVTVTEGGGDSDTTVFNTVSRTVISTISSQTKVTKTLTKTAQEGASTTVTTTSTVVITSTRVTTGVVRTATVAPSGEYGPAGTGGATSDDNNNSSSSSDDSGLSTGAKAGIGAGVGVAGLIVIGGLIYFCFRKRRNAKNKAEYDDVFGASEVPVGGRGGGGAAAAVGTSPHMSQTSPAAASTLAPSRNTTMSEGYRGTALGDGRAGFAKPQQYGRSYAAVSPETNYSRTAGSDQAFSAVTPENNYANLAGHSPHNNAAEMYSPANTAELASDSAATKWHQNDAAEIDGNQVSSARGTAPPEHVYEMPAQPYR, from the coding sequence ATGCAGCTTCGAAAGTTCTTACTTCTGGGCATGCTCGTTGGAGCTGAGGCCACCAAGCTGGTCGCTCGTCAAAACACTGGCTCCGACTCTGCTGCCGCGCCCTCAACCGATTCCGCTCCTGCGTCTACTGCTGATGCCGACCCTTCCCCAACTGACGATGCCGCGACTACGGCTGCTGACCCTaccaccgccgccgccgagcCTACCGACGATCCCACCACTGCCGCTGATCCCACAACCGATGAAACCACCGATGCCACTACGACAGCTGGGGACGTTACCGTTACCAAGACAGTTACTGTTACTGATGCTGACGCCAAAACTGTGAGCCGCATGACGACCGTGATGAAAACCATCACCTCTACTGTCGTCGTTACGTCTACCGCTTTCGAGACCGCAACTGTTACTAGCAGCGACGCTGAGACCGCGACCGAGACGGAATTCGTTACCTCTACCAAGTGGGCCAACGAGAAGCGTGCTCTTGATCTTGCTCCCCGAACCATCGGAGGCGCTGAACTCGTTGCTCCCGCCGCGCCTACCGTCACCACTGTTCCTTACGACTTCCACGTTGAGATTCGCCGTGATCAGTACGGCCTCCGCGCCTTCCGACGAGGCCTTCAAAAGCGCGCCACCATTACCGAGACCGTTACTGTCACTGAGGGAGGAGGCGATAGTGACACCACTGTCTTCAACACCGTCTCCCGAACAGTTATTTCCACCATCAGCAGTCAGACCAAGGTTACCAAGACCCTCACCAAGACTGCCCAGGAAGGTGCCAGCACCACTGTCACTACTACGAGCACCGTTGTTATCACCTCTACTAGAGTGACTACTGGAGTTGTTCGCACAGCGACTGTTGCTCCTTCGGGAGAGTATGGCCCCGCTGGTACTGGTGGTGCCACCTCTGATGATAACAACAACAGTAGCAGCAGCTCTGATGATAGCGGCCTTTCTACCGGTGCCAAGGCTGGTATCGGCGCTGGTGTCGGTGTTGCTGGTTTGATTGTTATCGGTGGTCTCATCTACTTCTGCTTCCGCAAGCGCCGCAACGCCAAGAACAAGGCTGAGTACGACGATGTCTTTGGTGCATCTGAGGTTCCTGTTGGTGGTCGTGGTGGTGGCGgcgccgccgccgctgtCGGTACCAGCCCCCACATGTCCCAGACCTcccctgctgctgcttccaCTCTGGCCCCTAGCCGCAACACCACCATGTCTGAGGGCTACCGTGGTACTGCCCTTGGCGATGGACGTGCCGGGTTCGCCAAGCCGCAGCAGTATGGACGTAGCTACGCGGCCGTTAGCCCCGAGACCAACTACTCCCGTACCGCTGGTAGCGACCAAGCCTTCTCAGCCGTCACCCCTGAGAACAACTACGCCAACCTTGCCGGCCACTCACCACACAACAACGCTGCCGAGATGTACAGCCCTGCTAACACAGCTGAGCTGGCATCCGACAGCGCTGCTACCAAGTGGCACCAAAATGATGCTGCCGAGATTGACGGTAACCAAGTTTCAAGTGCTCGCGGTACAGCACCACCTGAGCACGTATATGAGATGCCTGCGCAACCCTATCGATAA
- a CDS encoding hypothetical protein (TransMembrane:12 (i37-54o74-92i108-130o136-156i168-188o200-222i269-289o309-329i336-355o361-384i396-416o428-449i)): MAFKDGGENTTPSRRHSLNDECDPNSVANEKRLVAKLDFYIIPLVMVLYLFSFLDRVNIGNARLYGLEEDLGLSSSQFQVAVSILFVTYLLFEVPSNLVLKLFTPRRWLAFIAAAWGIIATLTGLVNSYGSLLACRLLLGVVEAGLFPGLTVYLTFFYTKRELALRVGYLFVSAAVAGALGGLLAYGIGHMDGVRGMSGWRWIMIIEGIPSFLIGIVTYFALPNDAETAYFLDDSEKALMRLRHAREYGNTASSREFSKRDMMCAFKDWKVWAFCVAQFGVDTMLYGFSTFLPTIIKDLGDWTVAETQLLTVPCYFLGAAAYMSTAFLSDKLQRRGIFCVIFGIISCVGYAILLADVSSGAHYFGCFLVAGGLYVVVGLPLAWLPTNSPRYGKRTTGTGMQLTWGNAAGIMSAFIYPASDRPRYIKGHAVTLSMVALGTAIYGYMWWWYRRENERRQAGQIDEKHRGMGEDELAELGDESPRYRFTI; encoded by the exons ATGGCCTTCAAGGATGGCGGCGAAAATACTACGCCTAGTAGGCGTCACAGTCTCAATGATGAGTGTGATCCCAACTCAGTAGCTAATGAGAAGAGGCTTGTTGCCAAGTTGGACTTTTATATCATTCCGCTTGTCATGGTGCTATATCTTTTCAGTTTCCTAGACAG AGTTAATATTGGCAACGCCCGACTTTACGGTCTCGAGGAGGATCTTGGCCTTTCTTCGAGCCAGTTTCAAGTTGCTGTGTCTATTCTTTTCGTTACATACTTACTGTTCGAGGTCCCGTCCAACCTCGTTCTCAAACTATTCACTCCGCGCCGATGGCTCGCTTTTATCGCCGCTGCATGGGGGATCATTGCCACGCTCACAGGCCTAGTCAACTCATACGGATCTTTGCTTGCATgtcgtcttcttctcggTGTCGTGGAAGCCGGTCTCTTTCCTGGTCTGACTGTGTATCTCACATTCTTCTACACCAAAAGGGAACTCGCACTCCGTGTGGGCTACCTTTTCGTCAGCGCTGCAGTTGCTGGTGCTCTCGGTGGTTTGCTGGCGTACGGAATCGGCCATATGGATGGCGTGCGAGGCATGAGCGGCTGGCGCTGGATCATGATCATTGAGGGAATTCCTAGCTTCTTGATCGGCATTGTCACGTATTTTGCGTTACCCAATGATGCGGAGACGGCGTACTTCTTGGACGACAGCGAAAAGGCTCTTATGCGTCTGAGACATGCGCGCGAGTATGGAAATACGGCGTCGAGTCGGGAGTTCAGCAAGAGGGATATGATGTGCGCCTTTAAGGACTGGAAGGTATGGGCGTTTTGTGTTGCGCAGTTCGGAGTCGACACTATGTTGTACG GATTCTCTACTTTCTTGCCAACCATCATCAAGGATCTTGGTGACTGGACAGTCGCAGAGACGCAGCTTCTCACTGTACCATGCTATTTCCTCGGTGCAGCGGCATACATGTCCACAGCATTCCTCTCGGATAAGTTGCAGCGCCGTGGAATTTTCTGTGTCATCTTTGGAATCATCAGCTGTGTTGGATATGCCATTCTTTTGGCGGATGTTTCTTCTGGTGCGCACTACTTTGGCTGCTTCCTCGTAGCTGGAGGTTTGTACGTGGTTGTAGGCTTGCCATTGGCTTGG TTGCCCACGAACTCGCCTCGTTACGGAAAGCGTACCACGGGCACGGGTATGCAGCTGACGTGGGGTAACGCAGCAGGTATTATGTCTGCGTTCATCTA TCCTGCTTCGGACAGGCCTCGATACATCAAGGGCCACGCTGTGACGCTCAGCATGGTAGCTTTGGGTACTGCCATCTACGGATACATGTGGTGGTGGTACCGACGCGAGAACGAGCGACGACAAGCAGGCCAAATTGATGAGAAGCATCGAGGAATGGGAGAGGATGAGCTGGCTGAGCTTGGTGACGAAAGCCCTCGTTATAGATttactatctag
- a CDS encoding hypothetical protein (SECRETED:SignalP(1-19)~TransMembrane:1 (n7-14c19/20o122-142i)), giving the protein MRFSKHVLPLAMLLTGVIAASDEESTTAVEKSKATDDKAAKTTVDESNTADATGEATATATATGKNDKDSKSDKSDTETNTREKEAASKTATEKGNGPTITWDPPSPKTTVPDINAGPPSPMTPSVMVLSLVFGITSIGMALL; this is encoded by the coding sequence ATGCGTTTCTCCAAGCACGTCCTTCCTCTCGCTATGCTCCTGACCGGCGTCATTGCCGCATCAGACGAGGAGTCTACCACCGCTGTCGAAAAGTCCAAGGCTACCGACGACAAGGCCGCAAAGACAACCGTCGACGAGTCCAACACCGCCGACGCGACAGGGGAAGCTACGGCgactgccactgccaccgGAAAGAACGACAAGGACTCCAAGAGCGACAAATCCGATACCGAGACCAACACTAGAGAGAAGGAGGCCGCTTCCAAGACGGCTACCGAAAAGGGTAATGGACCTACAATCACTTGGGACCCTCCTTCACCCAAGACCACTGTTCCCGATATCAACGCGGGCCCTCCTTCACCCATGACTCCTAGTGTTATGGTTCTATCTCTGGTCTTCGGCATTACATCTATCGGCATGGCGCTCCTATAA
- a CDS encoding hypothetical protein (BUSCO:43809at5125) gives MAQTRTPTFINLPPPGSRPETPSEMPGTPTSTTTSLSALSTTAIKDGHRGHFPPGHFSRGHQHNPSTQSLEAERADRISRLAGLERVSTLRAPPQANAPGASSASPQTTPTSTTGFPPNFPSSQHLTPAYFDSNGQPMAITKMSTVGTASATESHVGDGDDARTAAGERDEDMFSTDTNYREAGSVTSMGGYPDAMDEDLDGPTARSVGGYDDRMSDDGSASLVGFGEGAGSTVSGPIYHRRTAPQAWGLERTNSGLSDIRRERESHLGGDTPVSASALQERRDARMMDGVAMDPNPGQSTENDSFVDTTSRGPVSASQYQAQTAAAQEAAERIVQRLDRGETRAPATGLVGPGRGDEPLGKFYFEGEKRED, from the exons ATGGCGCAAACACGAACCCCGACCTTCATCAACCTCCCTCCCCCGGGCTCTAGGCCAGAGACTCCATCAGAGATGCC CGGCACTCCTACGAGTACTACTACCTCTCTTTCCGCGCTATCCACCACTGCGATCAAGGATGGCCATCGTGGCCACTTTCCTCCAGGTCATTTTAGTCGCGGCCACCAGCACAACCCTTCTACTCAAAGCCTCGAGGCTGAACGCGCCGACCGTATCTCCCGCCTTGCTGGTCTTGAACGGGTTTCAACTCTCCGAGCACCTCCCCAAGCGAACGCTCCTGGGGCTTCGTCAGCTTCACCACAGACCACTCCAACTTCAACCACTGGATTTCCACCGAACTTTCCTTCCTCACAGCACCTGACGCCTGCCTACTTTGACAGCAATGGTCAACCCATGGCTATCACCAAAATGAGTACTGTTGGAACAGCGAGCGCAACCGAGAGTCATGTGggcgatggtgatgatgcaCGCACTGCTGCTGGCGAACGCGATGAGGATATGTTCAGCACCGATACCAACTACCGTGAAGCTGGATCGGTAACAAGCATGGGTGGTTATCCGGATGCTATGGACGAGGATCTTGATGGTCCCACCGCTCGTTCTGTTGGCGGTTATGATGATCGTATGAGTGATGACGGCTCCGCTTCGCTTGTGGGCTTTGGTGAGGGTGCAGGAAGTACCGTGTCCGGACCTATCTACCACCGTCGAACAGCACCCCAAGCTTGGGGCTTGGAGAGAACCAACTCGGGACTTAGTGATATTCGACGTGAACGCGAGTCCCATTTGGGTGGTGACACACCTGTAAGTGCATCTGCTCTACAGGAGCGCCGTGATGCCCGTATGATGGATGGTGTTGCGATGGACCCGAACCCAGGGCAATCAACTGAGAACGACTCCTTTGTTGACACAACCTCCCGTGGCCCGGTCTCTGCGTCACAATACCAGGCGCaaactgctgctgctcaggAGGCAGCGGAGAGAATTGTGCAGAGATTAGACAGAGGTGAGACAAGGGCTCCTGCAACCGGTCTTGTAGGACCTGGACGAGGCGATGAGCCGCTGGGCAAGTTCTATTTCGAGGGCGAAAAGCGCGAAGACTAG
- a CDS encoding hypothetical protein (BUSCO:18078at5125), which translates to MESLWMSSMANQLQPGQISPLSAGMDNSSAPTMIHSASSSCADSWSTEYVDRDDVEMDNSWEQGSDDVLTIPKLEPIEDDINMDDLKAAPLEPASIESASTDPKPKRPRGRPRKHPLATAVSTSKVTKGRSKTGCITCRKRKKKCDEAVSMNCEKNAVVCEGYHEKQIWKSGKEKAEEERLRQKSLPVITMQPIFHGVETVEDKIFWKHYITHLSNVLTVEGEAKNAFKDIILNLANQHQGLMHSILAVSSKHIDWDTPYGAKLLSDHPQSSREALQQRADYHHDESMKRLYEDMGRPLDKDDPEYKTILSARYGQMLCLLLQTRADGNPRGEHRVHLQAYQTLIQHSPPEDPAFYNFITEVFQYHIFADDLFWHPENMTARLSSEDWEPASPIQPPRLLGVGDGLFQYLSQITTIRNTIRANIAAAVDPVVDYTSLYQAAEIDAAIREWTPNWPWGDSRDRVGLLYKQMMWVYLFRTIYPPSVSSMRRSTFSTLPVSASTSVARPPPPPLRRASMMATVSGDNGATGVSDVHVASSCPTSRNPSRTSSMHEQDSSCQERASSPPPTRRPAYHDRRITLAVEESLSILESFKPSDPSQTLLLIPCLIIGTACFEKAQQERVRKAVRAVRGYTGLRNCELVMELLEKVWTLMEQGDWVTVWDWQGIARRMRLDFTCA; encoded by the exons GGATCAGACGACGTTCTCACAATCCCAAAGCTGGAACCCATCGAAGATGACATTAATATGGACGATCTCAAAGCCGCCCCCCTTGAGCCAGCTTCCATCGAATCCGCAAGCACCGATCCGAAGCCGAAACGACCACGAGGAAGACCAAGAAAGCACCCCCTGGCAACCGCCGTAAGCACAAGTAAAGTTACAAAAGGTCGATCAAAGACTGGCTGTATTACCTGCCGCAAACGCAAGAAGAAGTGTGATGAAGCTGTAA GCATGAATTGTGAGAAGAACGCAGTCGTCTGCGAGGGTTATCATGAGAAACAGATATGGAAGAGTGGTAAAGAAAAGGCCGAAGAAG AGCGCTTGCGTCAGAAGTCCTTGCCAGTGATTACCATGCAGCCCATATTTCATGGCGTTGAGACAGTGGAGGACAAGATCTTCTGGAAACACTACATCACCCATCTAAGCAACGTCCTGACCGTTGAAGGCGAGGCCAAGAATGCCTTCAAGGACATCATTCTTAACCTTGCCAACCAACACCAAGGGCTGATGCACTCTATTTTGGCTGTCAGCAGCAAACACATTGACTGGGACACTCCATATGGCGCCAAACTTTTATCAGACCATCCTCAATCAAGCAGAGAAGCATTGCAACAGCGAGCAGACTATCACCACGACGAATCCATGAAACGACTCTATGAGGATATGGGTCGGCCCCTGGATAAGGATGATCCCGAGTACAAGACCATTTTATCTGCACGATATGGACAGATGCTATGTTTACTTCTTCAGACTAGAGCAGATGGAAACCCTCGAGGTGAACACCGAGTCCATCTTCAGGCCTATCAGACTTTGATTCAACACTCCCCCCCTGAGGACCCTGCATTCTATAATTTTATTACCGAGGTCTTTCAGTACCATATCTTTGCTGATGACCTCTTCTGGCACCCCGAAAATATGACAGCCCGATTATCGTCAGAAGACTGGGAACCTGCTTCACCGATTCAACCACCTCGGCTATTGGGCGTTGGCGATGGTCTCTTCCAGTACCTCTCTCAGATCACGACCATTCGAAACACAATCCGAGCCAATATAGCAGCTGCCGTCGACCCGGTGGTGGATTACACCAGCCTATACCAGGCTGCTGAAATAGATGCAGCTATCCGCGAGTGGACGCCAAATTGGCCATGGGGCGATAGTCGTGATCGAGTTGGGCTCCTCTACAAGCAAATGATGTGGGTATATCTCTTCCGGACTATCTACCCACCCTCGGTGTCCTCGATGCGCCGCTCGACGTTTAGCACATTGCCTGTTTCAGCATCAACTTCGGTTGCAcgtccaccaccaccaccactcaGAAGGGCTTCCATGATGGCCACAGTATCAGGGGACAACGGAGCCACAGGGGTCTCAGACGTTCACGTGGCTAGCAGCTGTCCAACATCACGCAATCCCTCAAGGACAAGTTCCATGCACGAACAGGACTCATCATGCCAAGAGAGGGCATCTTCACCACCACCGACCCGAAGACCCGCATATCACGATCGCCGCATTACTCTCGCCGTCGAAGAGTCTCTGTCCATTTTGGAGTCTTTCAAGCCTTCCGACCCTTCCCAGACTTTGCTCCTGATACCTTGCCTCATTATTGGCACCGCTTGTTTCGAAAAGGCTCAACAAGAACGCGTTCGTAAAGCTGTCAGGGCTGTTCGTGGCTACACAGGTCTCCGTAACTGTGAGCTCGTTATGGAACTTCTCGAAAAAGTATGGACCTTGATGGAACAAGGTGACTGGGTCACTGTATGGGACTGGCAGGGCATCGCCCGTCGGATGCGTCTGGACTTTACCTGCGCTTGA